A genome region from Dolichospermum compactum NIES-806 includes the following:
- a CDS encoding Hsp70 family protein, whose protein sequence is MGKAIGIDLGTTNSVAAFKLAGVEVVTANDNTPPDRKLTRSVVAAEQNKFLVGEQAYSIS, encoded by the coding sequence ATGGGTAAAGCAATCGGTATAGACTTGGGAACAACTAACTCCGTCGCTGCATTTAAGTTAGCAGGTGTGGAAGTAGTCACAGCTAATGACAACACACCCCCAGATAGAAAACTCACCCGTTCAGTAGTAGCTGCTGAACAAAATAAATTTTTGGTAGGAGAACAGGCTTATTCAATTAGTTAA
- a CDS encoding zinc-dependent metalloprotease family protein yields MSLYDRLNLTKKTKTNRKLQVPIWERINLDRPAKPSCQGCRSRIQLDWRVCPSCGTFLIIKDQEIRHCIWVDISGIVNTTDNNSTMLEIMADALSKVFSAFRSVHVFLTSDEPEEKEWGRNFTHVYVFADQQPIDYLGIASFRHHQVTDIAGVRIDQILHTSNQASLNLGQLSNLIANTIAHEIGHTLGLDHSLLPTDVMHDGLDHRIHSLMPPSFHVGQIISMNKAICQHKSLS; encoded by the coding sequence ATGTCACTTTACGATCGCCTGAATTTAACCAAAAAAACTAAGACCAATCGTAAATTGCAAGTTCCCATCTGGGAACGGATTAATCTTGACAGACCAGCAAAACCAAGTTGTCAAGGTTGCCGTTCTCGGATTCAACTTGATTGGCGTGTGTGTCCATCATGTGGCACATTTCTAATTATTAAAGATCAAGAAATACGTCATTGTATCTGGGTAGATATTTCTGGAATCGTTAACACAACTGATAACAATAGCACCATGCTAGAAATCATGGCAGATGCTTTGTCTAAGGTTTTTAGTGCTTTTAGAAGTGTTCATGTATTTTTGACTTCAGACGAACCAGAGGAGAAAGAATGGGGGCGTAATTTCACTCATGTATATGTATTTGCAGATCAACAACCAATAGATTATTTAGGAATAGCCAGTTTCCGCCATCATCAAGTTACAGATATTGCTGGTGTTCGCATTGACCAAATTCTTCATACTTCCAATCAGGCTAGTTTAAATTTAGGTCAATTGTCTAATTTAATTGCTAATACTATCGCTCATGAAATTGGTCATACATTGGGATTAGATCATTCATTATTACCTACAGATGTCATGCACGATGGACTTGATCATCGGATTCATAGTTTAATGCCTCCTTCTTTTCATGTAGGACAAATTATCTCCATGAATAAAGCTATTTGTCAACATAAATCTTTGTCATAA
- a CDS encoding TerD family protein, with protein sequence MAINLQKGQRISLSKEAPGLTKLMCGLGWDVVKRSGGGFFRSFGGGGHDYDLDASVVCLDANGKLTAKENIIYFGNLQHSSGSIVHTGDNLTGAGDGDDEVIIIDLPRIPADIAKLVFVINIYDCIARKQDFTQVDNAFVRLVNSANNKELARYNLSGKEYSGMTGMVLAEVYRHNNEWKMAAIGNGVSVNGLGELVTSYC encoded by the coding sequence ATGGCAATTAATCTCCAGAAAGGACAGAGAATTTCCCTTTCTAAAGAAGCTCCTGGTCTAACTAAATTGATGTGTGGACTGGGTTGGGACGTAGTTAAACGCTCTGGTGGCGGATTTTTTAGAAGTTTTGGTGGTGGTGGTCATGACTATGACCTAGATGCCTCTGTAGTTTGCCTGGATGCTAATGGTAAATTAACAGCCAAAGAAAACATAATCTACTTTGGGAATCTTCAACATTCATCAGGATCAATCGTCCATACAGGAGACAATTTAACTGGTGCTGGTGATGGTGATGACGAAGTAATCATTATTGATTTACCTCGCATTCCTGCTGATATTGCTAAACTAGTCTTCGTCATCAATATTTACGATTGTATTGCTCGTAAACAAGATTTCACCCAAGTGGACAATGCCTTTGTTAGATTGGTAAATTCAGCTAATAACAAAGAATTAGCTCGATATAACCTTTCTGGAAAAGAGTATAGCGGTATGACAGGAATGGTTTTAGCTGAAGTTTATCGCCACAATAACGAGTGGAAAATGGCAGCTATTGGGAATGGTGTTAGTGTTAATGGTTTAGGGGAACTTGTTACGTCTTATTGTTAA
- a CDS encoding TerD family protein has translation MAVSLTKGQRISLEKVAPGLTEVFVGLGWDVKVVDTGLDFDLDASVFILGSNEKLISDQHFIFYNNLTSPDPAKSVQHTGDNLTGLGDGDDEVIKINLQKVPADVHKIVITVTIHEAAERHQNFGQVQNAFIRVVNAQNEKEVIRYDLVEDYSIETALIMAELYRKDGDWRLNAVGSGYQGGLKALLDRFS, from the coding sequence ATGGCAGTTTCGCTAACTAAAGGACAACGGATTTCACTAGAAAAAGTAGCTCCCGGACTCACCGAAGTATTTGTGGGTTTGGGCTGGGATGTTAAGGTTGTGGATACTGGCTTGGATTTTGACTTGGATGCCTCCGTCTTTATCCTGGGAAGTAACGAAAAACTAATTTCTGATCAGCACTTCATTTTTTACAATAATCTCACCAGTCCAGATCCTGCCAAATCAGTCCAACACACTGGAGATAACCTGACAGGTTTAGGTGATGGTGATGATGAAGTCATTAAGATCAATTTACAAAAAGTCCCTGCGGATGTTCACAAAATAGTCATCACTGTCACTATTCACGAAGCAGCAGAACGGCATCAAAACTTTGGTCAAGTGCAAAATGCCTTTATTCGGGTTGTAAATGCTCAAAACGAAAAAGAAGTTATTCGCTATGACCTAGTTGAAGACTACTCCATTGAAACTGCATTAATTATGGCTGAACTGTACCGCAAAGATGGAGATTGGCGGTTAAATGCCGTTGGTTCAGGCTATCAAGGGGGATTGAAAGCTTTATTAGATCGCTTTAGCTAG
- the psbB gene encoding photosystem II chlorophyll-binding protein CP47, producing the protein MGLPWYRVHTVVLNDPGRLISVHLMHTALVAGWAGSMALYELAVYNPSDPVLNPMWRQGMFVLPFMARLGVTESWGGWSVTGGTAVDPGFWSFEGVAAAHIVLSGLLFLAAVWHWVFWDLELFRDPRTGEPALDLPKMFGIHLFLSGLLCFGFGAFHQTGLFGPGMWVSDAYGLTGSIQPVAPEWGPSGFNPYNPGGIVAHHIAAGIVGIIAGLFHLTVRPPERLYKALRMGNIETVLSSSIAAVFFAAFVVAGTMWYGNAATPIELFGPTRYQWDQDYFRQEIQRRVQTSVAEGASLTEAWSQIPEKLAFYDYVGNSPAKGGLFRTGPMVKGDGIAESWQGHAVFTDAEGRELTVRRLPNFFETFPVILTDKDGVIRADIPFRRAESRYSFEQTGVKVSFYGGNLNGQTFTDPADVKKYARKAQGGEIFEFDKETLNSDGVFRTSPRGWFTFGHAVFALLFFFGHLWHGSRTIYRDVFAGVEIEEEQVEWGLFQKLGDKTTRRRKEA; encoded by the coding sequence ATGGGACTACCTTGGTATCGAGTACATACAGTCGTTCTCAACGATCCAGGTCGGCTGATTTCTGTACACTTAATGCACACAGCTTTAGTAGCTGGCTGGGCAGGTTCAATGGCACTGTACGAACTAGCCGTTTATAACCCTAGTGATCCAGTTCTCAACCCCATGTGGCGACAAGGGATGTTCGTACTTCCCTTCATGGCACGTTTAGGCGTAACCGAGTCTTGGGGCGGTTGGAGTGTAACTGGTGGCACAGCAGTAGACCCCGGTTTCTGGTCATTTGAAGGCGTTGCTGCCGCTCACATCGTTCTCTCTGGTTTATTATTCTTAGCTGCCGTTTGGCACTGGGTTTTCTGGGATTTGGAACTCTTTAGAGATCCTCGCACCGGTGAACCTGCACTAGATTTACCAAAAATGTTTGGTATTCACCTGTTCTTATCCGGTTTACTTTGTTTTGGTTTTGGTGCATTCCACCAGACTGGACTATTTGGTCCAGGAATGTGGGTATCTGATGCCTATGGACTAACAGGCAGTATTCAGCCAGTAGCCCCAGAATGGGGTCCATCTGGATTTAACCCCTATAATCCAGGTGGCATAGTCGCTCACCACATTGCGGCTGGTATCGTCGGTATTATTGCAGGTTTATTCCACCTCACCGTTAGACCTCCCGAAAGGCTATACAAAGCCCTACGGATGGGTAATATTGAAACCGTACTTTCCAGCAGTATCGCTGCTGTATTCTTCGCTGCTTTCGTAGTAGCCGGAACCATGTGGTACGGTAACGCTGCTACCCCAATCGAACTGTTTGGTCCTACCCGTTACCAATGGGATCAAGACTACTTCCGCCAAGAAATTCAGCGTCGTGTGCAAACAAGCGTTGCTGAAGGTGCTTCTTTGACCGAAGCTTGGTCGCAAATTCCTGAAAAACTGGCTTTCTACGATTATGTTGGTAATAGCCCCGCGAAAGGTGGTCTATTCCGTACAGGTCCAATGGTGAAAGGTGATGGTATTGCTGAATCTTGGCAAGGTCACGCTGTGTTCACAGATGCAGAAGGACGGGAATTAACAGTTCGTCGTCTACCGAACTTCTTTGAAACCTTCCCAGTCATTTTGACTGATAAAGATGGCGTTATCCGTGCTGACATCCCATTCCGTCGCGCAGAATCTAGATACAGCTTTGAACAAACTGGGGTAAAAGTCAGCTTCTACGGTGGGAACCTGAATGGTCAAACCTTTACAGATCCCGCTGATGTGAAGAAGTACGCCCGCAAAGCTCAAGGTGGAGAAATATTTGAATTTGACAAAGAAACCTTGAACTCTGACGGTGTATTCCGCACATCTCCTAGAGGTTGGTTTACCTTTGGTCATGCTGTATTTGCTCTATTATTCTTCTTTGGTCACTTGTGGCACGGTTCACGGACAATCTACCGTGATGTATTTGCCGGTGTGGAAATTGAAGAAGAACAAGTTGAATGGGGTCTTTTCCAGAAGCTGGGTGACAAGACAACTCGCCGGAGAAAGGAAGCTTAA
- a CDS encoding photosystem II reaction center protein T produces MESVAYILILALAIGVLFFSIAFREPPRFEKKEK; encoded by the coding sequence ATGGAAAGTGTTGCTTACATCTTGATTTTAGCCCTAGCAATAGGTGTACTCTTTTTTTCAATCGCCTTCCGCGAACCCCCCCGGTTTGAGAAAAAAGAGAAATAG
- a CDS encoding 30S ribosomal protein S1, which translates to MVNQNLTATEIGFTHEDFAALLDKYDYHFSPGDVVPGTVFSIEPRGALIDIGAKTAAYIPIQEMSINRVDAPEEVLQSNETREFFILTDENEDGQLTLSIRRIEYMRAWERVRQLQAEDATVRSGVFATNRGGALVRIEGLRGFIPGSHISTRKPKEDLVGEELPLKFLEVDEERNRLVLSHRRALVERKMNRLEVGEVVIGTVRGIKPYGAFIDIGGVSGLLHISEISHEHIDTPHSVFNVNDEVKVMIIDLDAERGRISLSTKQLEPEPGDMIKNRDLVYDKAEEMAAKYREQLLAKQQGITTPVEATDVEAVAEEVAPMETVVEEEIPPATEIEEEIPAAIES; encoded by the coding sequence ATGGTCAATCAGAACTTAACCGCTACAGAAATTGGATTTACCCACGAAGATTTCGCTGCTCTACTTGATAAATACGACTATCACTTCAGCCCTGGAGATGTCGTACCGGGTACAGTTTTCAGTATAGAGCCGCGCGGCGCTCTGATTGACATAGGTGCGAAAACCGCAGCATATATACCCATACAAGAAATGTCTATTAACCGGGTTGATGCCCCGGAAGAAGTCTTACAATCAAACGAAACACGGGAATTTTTCATCCTTACCGATGAAAATGAAGATGGTCAGCTCACCCTTTCAATTCGTCGGATTGAGTATATGCGGGCTTGGGAGCGAGTTAGGCAGTTGCAAGCAGAAGATGCTACTGTCCGTTCTGGCGTTTTCGCAACCAACCGTGGTGGTGCATTAGTGCGAATTGAAGGACTACGCGGCTTTATCCCCGGTTCTCATATTAGCACTCGCAAACCCAAGGAAGATTTGGTAGGCGAAGAACTGCCCTTGAAATTCTTAGAAGTAGATGAAGAGCGTAACCGCTTAGTTCTCTCCCATCGTCGAGCGCTGGTTGAGCGGAAAATGAACCGTTTGGAAGTTGGCGAAGTGGTCATTGGTACTGTCCGCGGTATCAAACCTTACGGTGCTTTCATTGACATTGGTGGAGTGAGCGGACTATTACATATTTCTGAGATTTCCCACGAGCATATTGATACTCCTCATAGTGTATTCAATGTTAATGATGAAGTGAAAGTAATGATCATTGACTTGGATGCAGAAAGGGGACGGATTTCACTGTCTACTAAACAGTTAGAACCCGAACCTGGTGACATGATCAAAAACCGTGATTTGGTTTACGATAAGGCCGAAGAAATGGCAGCTAAGTATCGGGAACAATTGCTTGCCAAACAGCAAGGCATTACTACACCTGTAGAAGCTACAGATGTGGAAGCCGTAGCTGAAGAAGTTGCACCTATGGAAACTGTAGTTGAGGAAGAAATTCCTCCAGCAACAGAGATTGAAGAAGAGATCCCCGCAGCTATTGAATCATAG
- a CDS encoding HAD family hydrolase translates to MATIKCKNIAFSNIEAILFDKNGTLEDSESYLRTLGQKAARMIDAQIPGIGEPLLMAFGINGNFLDPAGLISVASRRETEVAAAAYIAETGRGWFESLKIARQALEEADQYVGKTPSPLFVGSLEILKSLSAAGLKLGILSAATTQEVKKFVNTHQLSDYLQLEKGVDEGPSKPDPTLFLEACQALGVSPETTLMVGDSMGDMQMARDAEAAGCIGITWIARADNVQGADVVINQLDEIQVIELELTQVSH, encoded by the coding sequence TTGGCAACTATTAAATGTAAAAACATTGCGTTTTCTAATATTGAAGCAATTTTATTTGATAAAAACGGTACTTTAGAAGATTCAGAGTCATATTTAAGAACATTGGGACAAAAAGCAGCACGGATGATAGACGCACAAATTCCTGGAATTGGCGAACCTTTATTAATGGCTTTTGGTATTAATGGCAATTTCTTAGATCCAGCAGGTTTAATATCAGTAGCGAGTCGTAGAGAAACAGAAGTTGCAGCAGCAGCTTACATTGCAGAAACTGGCAGGGGATGGTTTGAATCCTTAAAAATCGCCCGTCAAGCTTTAGAAGAAGCTGATCAATATGTTGGTAAAACTCCTTCACCTTTATTTGTGGGTAGTTTAGAGATATTAAAGTCCTTGTCAGCAGCAGGGCTAAAATTGGGAATCCTGTCAGCAGCAACGACTCAAGAAGTCAAAAAATTTGTCAATACTCACCAATTAAGCGATTATTTGCAACTAGAAAAAGGTGTTGATGAAGGTCCTAGTAAACCAGATCCAACCCTGTTTTTAGAAGCTTGCCAAGCCTTGGGAGTATCACCAGAGACAACTTTAATGGTAGGTGATTCTATGGGTGATATGCAAATGGCGCGTGATGCTGAGGCTGCTGGCTGTATTGGGATTACTTGGATTGCTAGGGCAGATAATGTTCAAGGTGCAGATGTAGTGATTAATCAACTTGATGAAATTCAGGTGATTGAATTAGAACTTACGCAAGTGTCACACTAA
- a CDS encoding nitroreductase family protein, which yields MTSNTQIKALDVPTAIVQRRSIKTFKQDPISAELLKQLVELTVAAPSSFNVQSWRIVLVQDQAQKEALCAASWKQQQIIQAPVTFVFAADAAAGGKDLTPILEQGAATGAWNEGTVNYFRGAIPQFQASLGDKRREYAIKDAMIAATNLVLAAESLGLSTCFMNGWIEEQVKAIIGAENDPDIGIAVLVPVGYAAEPRLNPGRLPLSVNVSVDRLDNPYQG from the coding sequence GTGACTTCAAATACCCAAATCAAAGCATTAGACGTACCTACTGCCATAGTACAACGTCGTTCCATCAAAACCTTTAAACAAGATCCCATCTCCGCAGAACTACTTAAGCAACTGGTAGAATTAACCGTAGCTGCACCCAGTAGTTTTAACGTCCAATCGTGGAGAATAGTTTTAGTGCAGGACCAAGCCCAAAAAGAAGCATTATGTGCAGCTTCTTGGAAGCAACAACAAATTATTCAAGCACCTGTTACCTTTGTTTTCGCGGCTGACGCTGCTGCGGGAGGAAAAGATTTAACACCCATTTTAGAGCAAGGTGCAGCCACTGGGGCTTGGAATGAGGGAACAGTTAATTATTTTAGAGGTGCGATTCCGCAATTTCAAGCTAGTTTAGGAGACAAGCGCCGGGAATACGCCATTAAAGATGCCATGATAGCTGCTACAAATTTAGTGTTAGCAGCGGAAAGTTTGGGTTTATCCACCTGCTTTATGAATGGTTGGATTGAGGAACAGGTCAAAGCTATAATTGGTGCAGAAAATGACCCAGATATAGGTATTGCTGTTTTAGTACCTGTAGGTTATGCGGCTGAACCCCGTTTAAATCCCGGTCGGCTACCATTATCTGTTAATGTTTCTGTAGATAGACTAGATAATCCCTATCAAGGCTAA
- a CDS encoding DUF2231 domain-containing protein, whose amino-acid sequence MLDFFTSLNEHNLPYPDPLHPIVVHFVIAMVLFSVFCDVAGYLTGKTTLFEVSWWNMCIATVAIFVAIIFGQFEAGLAKPYELAKSVLNVHTLIGWSLSGIIAAITAWRYVLRSRNSKKLPFHYIAVAVLLTVLVGFQVYLGDELVWVYGLHTVPVVEAVKDGILP is encoded by the coding sequence ATGCTGGATTTTTTCACTTCATTGAATGAGCATAATTTACCATATCCAGATCCCTTACATCCTATCGTGGTTCACTTTGTAATTGCGATGGTTCTATTTTCTGTTTTTTGTGATGTCGCTGGGTATTTAACTGGGAAAACTACCTTATTTGAGGTGAGTTGGTGGAATATGTGTATTGCCACAGTAGCTATTTTTGTGGCGATTATTTTTGGTCAATTTGAAGCTGGTTTAGCTAAACCCTACGAACTGGCTAAATCAGTATTAAATGTTCATACTCTTATCGGTTGGTCACTTTCAGGTATTATTGCTGCAATTACAGCTTGGCGTTATGTGTTGCGAAGTCGTAACTCAAAAAAACTTCCATTTCATTACATAGCTGTGGCAGTTTTATTAACAGTCCTGGTTGGATTTCAAGTATATCTTGGTGATGAACTTGTATGGGTGTATGGCTTACATACTGTACCTGTTGTGGAAGCGGTAAAGGATGGAATCTTGCCATGA